TGTATGGGTAAGAAAAACCAACATTTCTCCCACACAGGCTCTAAGTGGGTGTCCCACAGCTGCCCTAAAAACCCCATATGGGAGGCCAAAGAGGGTTTTCTGTGGGCATGCCCACTTTTGTTTGctcacaacaaaaaaaaaacaaactgccaTGGGCCCCACATGGGATATCATGGGGCCATATAGGGGATCTCAAAAGACAAAACTGTGTAAGTGCTCCCACTTGGGGCATGCATGGGACAGGCATGCTCAcatagccgcatgttctcccaCAGCTACCCCAGTGCCAGCATATTTGCTGGATTATTACCTTACCACTATGTGGACCAACTGTACTTGCTTGCATAATCAGTCTTTAATGGCCTATTTTGAAGCGGGAAAAATCTTAAAGCATACCCTTGACAAATATTTTACTCTAAGTTGGACCACCGTTTGAAAAATGAGTACTGTGTGGTCTAAAATAACATATGAAATTAGACACTGAAACCATAAACTCATCCAGAATGTCTTTTGTAAGACGATAAATCAAGTGAGAAGTAGATTTTTCTCTTAGACTTTTATAGAATCAACTAAAGGCCCCCTTCTGTCAATACCAAAGAATGCCAAGTTTAACGGACTTCCCCAATGGCTTCACTTCAGACACAGAGGCTACATCTGTCTTATATCTGGTCTATGCTCTGGTGTTATAAAATACAAGCTGTCGTTTCCCTTTCTGACTTTCTGCGTCACCTTTTCCGTCTCTGCAGGTATAGCCTCCTATCAATGCATGTCGTCTCCAGTGGGCTGGAACTCCAGAGGCCCTGACCTTTCCAACTGCACCTCTCCCTGGGTCAGCCAAATTGCACAGAAGGTtagtcacacacgcacacacacaaccacaaatgCACACGCATGCTGTGCAAATGCCCTAAAGCTAGTCAGCAAGCAGCTCTCTCTTAAATGTCAAAATATTTGACATTCTAAACACCCCCGCCTCACTCCAGATTAAGAGTGGAGAGAATGCAGCCAACATCGCCGGGGAGTTGGTCAACCTGACCCGGGGGCGGATCTATGCCGGTGATGTCAGCATGTCCGTCAAGCTAATTGAACAGCTGCTCGAGATACTGGACGCTCAGCTCCAGGCCTTGAGACCAGCCAATAAAGAGTCAGCAGCACGCAATTACAACAAGGTAAATTGTTGCTGTTGTCAGTGTGGATGTGTGCTTGACCTTTCCTGGAAATGAACAGAAATGTCAATGATGACGATTTATATCTAACagatgtttttctgcttttttttagcTGCAGAAGAGAGAACGCACATGCAAAGCTTATGTTCAGgtaagatagatagatagacagctagctagctagctagatAGACTGATAGATGTAACTGTCTTTCCCCTCTTGTTTTTCAGGCCGTTGTTCAGACAGTTGACAACTTGCTCGGTCCTGAAGCTCTCGTGTCCTGGGCTGACATGAGCAATGCTGACCAGTCACGCTCTGCGTCACTGCTATTAGACGCAGTAGAAAAAGGGGCGTTTCTCTTGGCTAATAACCTTTATGAAGCACGTTTCAGTGACAGGGCACCAAATGTTGGTACGCTGACTTTTTCGTCCTTAGTCCTTTTTCGTCCTTAGTCCTTTTTCTTGTCATATTCTCCTCAAACTAGCAGCTCATCCAGACTTCTGTGTACCTCTGGTCCTGTTATACACAGATCTGGAGGTGTACGTGTTAAATACAGAGGCGGACATACAGGACTTGAAGTTCCCTGACACTTATGACAGCGACAGCATCCTACAGATGTCAGCACTGGCCCTGCAACAGTACAGCAACAACGGTATGTGGCACATAGGAGAAACTGAGCAGTGTTAGTTCAGGCAGGGCACATCCTCAAGCTCTGCTGCAATCAggcagatcagctgatctcagtgCCAAGCCACATGAGCTAATGGTTAAGCTGATACTTGTTTACTGAATCTGTAGGCCTATAGGCACACCTATAAACCTCTTTGCTGTGTTAGCAGTGCCTGCCCTGTTCTATACACGGGGACCTGCTGCTGCACTCCCATAACAGAGCCATAGCACCAAATATAAGAGTACTGCAGAAGGAAATAACAATCTTATTTCCACAGCAGTAGTTGTGACAAAGATATTTATTACAAacaaatttctttttaaattatagTTATTAAACCATGGCTAAGACTGATTGTTTGTTGAAGTAATACTAGCTTTTCTCAGATAGTAAGATTTCAGACATATCATTATTCCAGATCAATTATTTCATGCTATTTTCTATGGTTTTCTCTCCAGGCCAGGTGAAATTAGTCCTTTCCCTCTACAAGAACCTGGGCTCCTTCCTGACAACTCAGAACTCGACCCTGCGGCTTGGACTGGGGCTGGGCCAGAGCTCAGAGGTCAGGCATAAGAGCCTGGTGGTGAACTCTCATGTCATCTCTGCATCTGTGCACAGAGGATCCAGCAGAGTGTATCTCACCGAGCCAGTGATCTTCACTCTTAGGCACCTGCAGGTCTCTTAACTCTGTTCAGCGTAAAAGTCACATTGAAATGAACAAATTTGTAACACTTTGCATAATTGCTGTGTCAAACATACTGTTTATTGATGCCTTTGTTTCCTCAGCTGGAGAACCACTTTGGTCCCAATTGCTCTTTTTGGAACGCATCAGGGGTTTCTGGGAATGGCAGGTGGTCTACACAGGGCTGCCGCCTgttacacacaaacaacacacacactactTGCGCCTGCAACCATCTGTCCAGCTATGCTGTCCTCATGACATACCAGCAACCTGCTGTAAGTGACACACGCTGACACATAGCAGCATTTAATTCGTGGAAGCTACTGTTCGCCATATTGCCATTGTGCATTTGCACCGTTTGAGCACAGAATGTATTTTCAATATGTTTAATTTGGCAACTATTATGCCAGTATGGACGTACCACTGAAAACAGTCACcttttttcttgtaattttacATGCATTTGCTTGTGTGGTCAGACTAAGATCTTAAAAGTCAGATTTTGAGATGAACAGCTGACAGACTTTaaagttgaataaaaaaaaaatctcgtTCCATCCTCACCCACCAAGATCTTCTCGATTCCCCCCGCCCACCACGGTGCCCATTTGTGGTTGCACAGTTGGAGTTCACCCCTGCTGTTCTCTCTGAAATGTTGTTTAAAAATCAAGTGCAAAGTGGGTGATAATTCGGATTTGTGGCTGTAAAAGAGAGAGTGATACATGTAGCAGAATATTTTTTCTGCCATGAAATTAAATTTTGTGTTCTCAGTAAGATGTTCGCTCTGTTTGGTATGATTGCATtcctttaaataaatgttatgtGGAACACGGATAGAaacacagcagttttcagcacgTGATATGCCCACAAACAAATGGGCATCAAGATAACATGAATATCTTACACTTTCTTTCGTGTCTGCTTTTCTTTGTCAGTTCGGAGCTGGTGTGGAAGAGCTTTTTGTCTATGTGGTTTCCTGGGTTGGCATCTCCGTAGCATTGGTGTGCTTGGCGACCTGCCTTACCACACTCTGCTGCCAGGGGGCGCCCTGGCATACAGACCACAGCACCATTCACTGTAACCTGTGGGCTAACCTGCTCATCACTGAAGTTCTTTTCCTTGTTGGTGCCAACAAGACTCAGTACACTGttagtgttttatttctttttatgatGATATTGGAGTAGAAAACAATAGCATTTTAAAGAAGTGCGTAATAATTTTAAAAGCTTGACATAataacacaatagtaataaatcactttttggcTGCCTCCTGATTTTTCAGGTTCTGTGCTCCATCACCGCCGGCCTGCTGCACTTTTCgctgctctctgtgttttgttggtTGTGTCTGGAGGGAGTGGAACTGTACCTGCTCCAGCGGGAGGTGTTCGAGGGCCGGAACTCCAGGAGGAAGTATTTCTACCTGTGTGGATACTCTGTTCCTGGGCTGGTGGTGGCCGTGTCCGCAGCCATCGACTTTAGAGGCTACGGCTCGAAAACTGCGTAAGATGACTGGTCTGTGGgtgtgtttgctgtgtgtgGGTTTGACTCCACATTCTTGGAAGCTTGCATGGGGACAGTTACTCAGTATTGTTGTGTCATCTCCTGcttattaatttgtttttcttaagatTCCTATTTTCCTgtaatttgttgttttgtttgtatatATTTGCAGATGCTGGCTACGCACAGACAATTACTTTATCTGGAGTTTCCTTGGACCTGTTGCTGTCATCATTACGGTGAGATTTCATCTCGTGTTAGAAATGCCAACCGTTTCCTGTTTGACCGCGTCATAGCGTCATGATCAGTAAATTTTTTTAATGAGGATATATTTGACTGTGTTTGATCTTCCTCTTTTGCCATCAGTTAAACCTCATTGTGTTGGTGATGACCTTACATAAGATGCACAGTACCGCTGCTTTGAAGCCAGACTCCAGTCGCCATGACAACCTGAGGTTAGTAAGAGTCTCTCGTGCCGTTCGGCGGTGAATTATTATGTGTCATTGTGCAAAGCATGAATTGATAACTGGCAAATGAGGCAagacagataaaaataaattgtgagtctgttttattaaacatgttttgagtgcatttgttattattaatgttgAATGAAATTTCATTAATATCATTTAATAAAGGTAAGAGAACTGAAAGAAGAAGTGCAGCAACTGTAGCCTTCTTAAAAACCCGAATTAAATGCACTGCAGCAGTCTTGAATAGCAGCATGACCTATGTAGACTCTGCGTCCTTTTGAGTGAGTAAAGGTCAGACCTTAGCATTGCTGCAAAAATGACAAATAGAGGGAAGAAAAAGCATTCATtcaacaaaagagaaaaagtcAGCGAGTGTGTATGTGAGTAATGTCGAGCATGTTCAAGGTAGTGCAGCCCACATCTGTCACAGCTTTCTTTCACAGTTCCTGTTGCTGATGGGGGCTGTCAGGTAGATTTGGCTTTACAAAACTCAGTGCTGTTACATGCTCCTTGCCCCTCTTTGTGTTAATAATTTAGCTGCCCTGTGAAATAGAGGCACAGTTGAATTCTATTCATTTTCAACGTGAGACaagtaaaaacatattttttttaaatcgctcatcagaaaagtaaaatatgtcTTTGCTTTGGTGTCTGCAGGGCATGGGCAGTTGGCTCCCTGACACTGCTCTTCCTGCAGAGTGTCACTTGGTCTTCAGGCCTCATGTTCCTATCTGCTCCATCTCTCCTCCTGGCTTACCTCTTCTCGTCCCTCAATACTGCCCAGGCTCTTCTTATCAGCATACTGCACTGCAGCCTCACCAGGAAGGTCAGTGTCAGTGAGCATGAATCATTAAATAACTGCAGGTGTCTGTCAGTGACATTATTATATTTGAAGAAAGCCGTCTTCTACATGACTAAATAATGTTTTAGGGTCAGAAGGATTATGGCCGTTGCCTGCGTCTTTCGCAGTGCTGCGCAACTTCCTCGTCCAGCTCTCCAGACTCGGTTAAGGGTGCCGCCCTTAGATCCAACAGCCGCTACACCAGCAGCCAGAGTCGCAGGGCCACGGCTAACAGACAGGTATGCCGAAGCACTCTGTGCCTCTTAGTCTCCTTCTTTGTGTCTGAGTCAGGTTTGAACTTCTGTAATATGTCTGTTTCAGAGTCGTATCAGAAGGATGTGGAATGACACAGTTCGCAGGCAGACTGAGTCGTCTTTCATTGCAGCGGATGTTAATAATACACCTACTCTTAACCGAGGTACAAGAGTTTATAGCTCAGATATGCTGGCTCTGCAGACAAAGAATGTGGTATTTATTTTCTCCCTCTTTATCATCAGCTGCTTTGGGGAACCATTTTCTTACTAACCAAGTGCTGCAGACTCATGCTGGAGCCTCTCCATATGACACAGTGCTGGCCCAGGGATATAATCAACCCTTTACCTCCACAGGTACATCCTAATACAGTTCTCTACACTCCCTGCTTCACTGGctattcttttcttctcttattATTATCTTTTACCATTCTCTTATTTATGTGTATGCATAAAACCCTGCAAAGCTCTAGGCTATGCTGAATACTGAGTGACTGTTAGGCCACTATTATAAACAGTAGCCatttataaagcaacaaacattttgtttgttaagcttTTAATAGCCTAAAGCTTTTGCAGAGTACAgtgttgtctgttttttgtaCAGTATGGATGCTTGGATTTGTTTGAGTTTGTTTAATTCTGCTTTTAGTTGTCGGACTTGAAataattgtttcttttttgatactttccctctctgtctttctgtcttaaCATGGACCAGTAGGAACCTTCAGAAACAAGCAGAGTATGAGCTCTTCCCTCTTGTGCTCACTTGAATCATTGAGCGCCACTCCCTTGTGCACTGTGCTTCAATTCATAGACTATCTGTGCAATGTTTGCACACAGTCACAATGCACAGACCATAAAGACATAATACACATTTCTCCATGTGGCTACGTAACCAAACATTTCATTCAGAAATATTAATATCCAAAACACTCTCAGCAGGAACACCAAACTCtgctcattcattcatttggtcattcatatatatttaatgCTAAAGTCTTTATGGGTTCCTTGGCTTTTTGTGActggcattttcttttttctcctaaCAGAGGGTGGCGTTTCACAAAGCCAGGAGTCTTGTGGGTTGGACAGTGTGTGTCTCAATGGAGGCTACACCCCCAACACCTTCACCCTGCACGGTTTAGGGACGACTCCTGGGTCCCGAGCTGGAGTAGTGGGCAGCACTGACCTTCTGAGGGAAGGAGGAGTTGGTATGGGAGGGGACGACATCTCCCCAGGGCTCCTGACACCGCACGGGGGAGCAGATCTGAGCGGTGGTGCTGGGATACGTCGTAATCTGTCTGACGCAGCGGCACTAGAGAAGATGATTATTTCAGAGCTGGTACAGAGCAACCTGAGGCCTTCAGTTCCCATGCCTGTTCCTCCTGAGCGCTACGGCAGCCTGGCGAGGCCGCACCACCACGACAGGCCGGCTCTCACTCACACTGCCACTTTAACTCGACACGCACAGCCGCCACAAGAGGGATGGGCTACCTCCTTGCAGCCAAGCACACGGCATAACGCACAAGAGGGCTGGTCACAAACAAGGCACCTCACACAAGACACTGAGACACATTCCACGACACGTGGACAAGATCATACCACAACGCCTCGCTTACAAGACGGCTGGTCACACGCTCGCATTTCTGGTGATTCTGAGTCCCGTGAGCtgcttaaagatggggaccgcTCACAGCTACAAGGTACTCTGGGACGCCGCGGGCTTCAGGAAAGACAGCAAGCACGTCCCCCCGATGTTCAAGCACGACCTTATTCCACTCTCAGCCGCACGCCTGGTACTCTGTCCCGCCACCGCAGCACAGCAGAGTCAAGTGGAGGGACGGACagagacagggagaaagaaagggagcGAGACCGGGATCGTTATCGGGACAGGCCcctcccacctcctcctccgccTCCACCACAGGACTCAGAGCCCCTGTACAAGGCCCTGGAGGAGCCACTGCTGATGAAACAGAGGGAGGCAGGTGTAGAAACATGGAGAGGCGGCCAGGACAGAGAGAAGGATGAGACGTTTCTATTAAAAAGAGATGGAATGATGGATGATTGgaggagtggaggagagatgggGAGAGATGAATCTTTTACCTCTCagaagagagatggagagatggACAAATGGAGAGGCGGGAttgagagagggagggaggagtctCATATGCTGGAGAGGAGAGATGGAAGGATGGAGGTGTGGCGAGGAGCGGAGACAGAGCGGGAAGAGACTTTTATAACTCAAAAGAAAGATtttgggatggatggatggagaggtggaatagagagagagaaagacgaATCCCTATTTTTAAAGGACAGAGATGGTTGGAGAGCAGGGATCGAACGAGAAAACGAGAAACAGAAGGACAGAGCGCTTGACGTGTGGAGAGGAGGGATGGATGTAGACAGGGAGGAATCCTTCCTGTTTGAGAGCAAAGATGGAGGTCCAGATGGgaggaaaagagggaaagacaGAGGGTCTCTTCGGTATGGTGAGCGAGAAGATTCTGACAGCTTCTCTCTGCCTTTGACCCCAGATCTTGACCTTGATGCTGACTCTTCACCTATCTACGCCCGAGATTCAAACCCCTCCCCTCTCTACCCTGGAGACCGCCGCTCACCGCCGCTTAGTATCTTCCCCCGAAGCTCTCCGCCGACAAATATATTCGCTCCACGAGAAAGTAACTCCCCTCCCAACAACCTCTATTCCCGCCATTCCCCGCAGGTGTACAGCCGGAGCAGCTCCCCTCCTCGCTTCTACACCCGCAACTCCCCCCGACCCTCTCGTACCCAGACAGCAGCCCCGAAGGTCCAGAAGAAGTCAGCCCCTCAGGTCAGCCTCAGCGGCCATCTCTGGAGCTGCCGTACAGCCTGGGGCGACCCCCGCTGGGCCCTCGGCCTAATCACCTCCAGACCTTCTACCAGCCACCACCGATGGCGTCCAAtggagaggcagggtacacgcCAGAGCCCTCCTCTGAAGGAGATGATGGACAGATGCAGCGGGTGACGAGCCTGTGACTAGGGCGGTGGTGATTGGGGTATAGAAaccagggaggaggaggaagatggtGATAATAACAACACATAATGACGATCAAACTGATGGAAACGATTATGATTATGTTAATGAAGAGGTTAATGATGATGGATGATTAACAGTGATGCCTGTGAAAGTGATGGCTCCTCCCTGCTTCTATCTCCCGATCACCACGAGACTTCCCCCCCTTTCCATGTTTTGTTACTTTTGTATGACTGTGATCCATTGATAACTCTTCCTCCTATTcccctctctcttctctctttccCCAAACCCTGCTGTGTCTTCCCATCTCATCGGTGCTTATCCTTATTGGCCTGTCGTCTAAGTTTCTATTGCTTCATCGGCTGGGTGTTGCCCCTCCCTGTAGCAAGCAAGCAGTGTGTC
This sequence is a window from Oreochromis niloticus isolate F11D_XX linkage group LG6, O_niloticus_UMD_NMBU, whole genome shotgun sequence. Protein-coding genes within it:
- the LOC100690036 gene encoding adhesion G protein-coupled receptor L1 isoform X3, with product MAVSLWFVGVLTLAHVAPSGQAMSRAAMPFGLLRRELACEGYPIELRCPGSDVVMVETANYGRTDDKICDADPFQMENTQCYLPDALKIMSQRCNNRTQCVVVAGVDVFPDPCPGTYKYLEIQYECVPYIFVCPGSLLSIQPPSSLLEVEHQSGAWCKDPLQAGDRLYVMPWTPYRTEVLYEYASWDDYRQNRVTTTYKLPSRVDGTGFVVYDGAVFYNKERTRNLVKYDLRTRIKSGEAVVVNANYHDTSPYRWGGKSDIDLAVDENGLWVIYSTEANNGRIVVSQVNPYTLRFEGTWATGFDKRGASNAFMACGVLYAVRSVFQDDEGQADGRASSNMVVYAYDTSRGQELPVQIPFPNPYQYISSIDYNPRDNQLYVWNNYHVLRYPLQFTPPPPTKGPLSSLMTTVRSYTATVALTPVRPSASHPIGVINRGPFDQRPITAMVPLTPRPPLRVPLAPGGLGQVGGCEGRVARGVQWPPTLKGETVERPCPKGSLGIASYQCMSSPVGWNSRGPDLSNCTSPWVSQIAQKIKSGENAANIAGELVNLTRGRIYAGDVSMSVKLIEQLLEILDAQLQALRPANKESAARNYNKLQKRERTCKAYVQAVVQTVDNLLGPEALVSWADMSNADQSRSASLLLDAVEKGAFLLANNLYEARFSDRAPNVDLEVYVLNTEADIQDLKFPDTYDSDSILQMSALALQQYSNNGQVKLVLSLYKNLGSFLTTQNSTLRLGLGLGQSSEVRHKSLVVNSHVISASVHRGSSRVYLTEPVIFTLRHLQLENHFGPNCSFWNASGVSGNGRWSTQGCRLLHTNNTHTTCACNHLSSYAVLMTYQQPAFGAGVEELFVYVVSWVGISVALVCLATCLTTLCCQGAPWHTDHSTIHCNLWANLLITEVLFLVGANKTQYTVLCSITAGLLHFSLLSVFCWLCLEGVELYLLQREVFEGRNSRRKYFYLCGYSVPGLVVAVSAAIDFRGYGSKTACWLRTDNYFIWSFLGPVAVIITLNLIVLVMTLHKMHSTAALKPDSSRHDNLRAWAVGSLTLLFLQSVTWSSGLMFLSAPSLLLAYLFSSLNTAQALLISILHCSLTRKGQKDYGRCLRLSQCCATSSSSSPDSVKGAALRSNSRYTSSQSRRATANRQSRIRRMWNDTVRRQTESSFIAADVNNTPTLNRAALGNHFLTNQVLQTHAGASPYDTVLAQGYNQPFTSTVGTFRNKQKGGVSQSQESCGLDSVCLNGGYTPNTFTLHGLGTTPGSRAGVVGSTDLLREGGVGMGGDDISPGLLTPHGGADLSGGAGIRRNLSDAAALEKMIISELVQSNLRPSVPMPVPPERYGSLARPHHHDRPALTHTATLTRHAQPPQEGWATSLQPSTRHNAQEGWSQTRHLTQDTETHSTTRGQDHTTTPRLQDGWSHARISGDSESRELLKDGDRSQLQGTLGRRGLQERQQARPPDVQARPYSTLSRTPGTLSRHRSTAESSGGTDRDREKERERDRDRYRDRPLPPPPPPPPQDSEPLYKALEEPLLMKQREAGVETWRGGQDREKDETFLLKRDGMMDDWRSGGEMGRDESFTSQKRDGEMDKWRGGIERGREESHMLERRDGRMEVWRGAETEREETFITQKKDFGMDGWRGGIEREKDESLFLKDRDGWRAGIERENEKQKDRALDVWRGGMDVDREESFLFESKDGGPDGRKRGKDRGSLRYGEREDSDSFSLPLTPDLDLDADSSPIYARDSNPSPLYPGDRRSPPLSIFPRSSPPTNIFAPRESNSPPNNLYSRHSPQVYSRSSSPPRFYTRNSPRPSRTQTAAPKVQKKSAPQVSLSGHLWSCRTAWGDPRWALGLITSRPSTSHHRWRPMERQGTRQSPPLKEMMDRCSG
- the LOC100690036 gene encoding adhesion G protein-coupled receptor L1 isoform X5, which produces MAVSLWFVGVLTLAHVAPSGQAMSRAAMPFGLLRRELACEGYPIELRCPGSDVVMVETANYGRTDDKICDADPFQMENTQCYLPDALKIMSQRCNNRTQCVVVAGVDVFPDPCPGTYKYLEIQYECVPYKVDQKVFVCPGSLLSIQPPSSLLEVEHQSGAWCKDPLQAGDRLYVMPWTPYRTEVLYEYASWDDYRQNRVTTTYKLPSRVDGTGFVVYDGAVFYNKERTRNLVKYDLRTRIKSGEAVVVNANYHDTSPYRWGGKSDIDLAVDENGLWVIYSTEANNGRIVVSQVNPYTLRFEGTWATGFDKRGASNAFMACGVLYAVRSVFQDDEGQADGRASSNMVVYAYDTSRGQELPVQIPFPNPYQYISSIDYNPRDNQLYVWNNYHVLRYPLQFTPPPPTKGPLSSLMTTVRSYTATVALTPVRPSASHPIGVINRGPFDQRPITAMVPLTPRPPLRVPLAPGGLGQVGGCEGRVARGVQWPPTLKGETVERPCPKGSLGIASYQCMSSPVGWNSRGPDLSNCTSPWVSQIAQKIKSGENAANIAGELVNLTRGRIYAGDVSMSVKLIEQLLEILDAQLQALRPANKESAARNYNKLQKRERTCKAYVQAVVQTVDNLLGPEALVSWADMSNADQSRSASLLLDAVEKGAFLLANNLYEARFSDRAPNVDLEVYVLNTEADIQDLKFPDTYDSDSILQMSALALQQYSNNGQVKLVLSLYKNLGSFLTTQNSTLRLGLGLGQSSEVRHKSLVVNSHVISASVHRGSSRVYLTEPVIFTLRHLQLENHFGPNCSFWNASGVSGNGRWSTQGCRLLHTNNTHTTCACNHLSSYAVLMTYQQPAFGAGVEELFVYVVSWVGISVALVCLATCLTTLCCQGAPWHTDHSTIHCNLWANLLITEVLFLVGANKTQYTVLCSITAGLLHFSLLSVFCWLCLEGVELYLLQREVFEGRNSRRKYFYLCGYSVPGLVVAVSAAIDFRGYGSKTACWLRTDNYFIWSFLGPVAVIITLNLIVLVMTLHKMHSTAALKPDSSRHDNLRAWAVGSLTLLFLQSVTWSSGLMFLSAPSLLLAYLFSSLNTAQALLISILHCSLTRKCCATSSSSSPDSVKGAALRSNSRYTSSQSRRATANRQSRIRRMWNDTVRRQTESSFIAADVNNTPTLNRAALGNHFLTNQVLQTHAGASPYDTVLAQGYNQPFTSTVGTFRNKQKGGVSQSQESCGLDSVCLNGGYTPNTFTLHGLGTTPGSRAGVVGSTDLLREGGVGMGGDDISPGLLTPHGGADLSGGAGIRRNLSDAAALEKMIISELVQSNLRPSVPMPVPPERYGSLARPHHHDRPALTHTATLTRHAQPPQEGWATSLQPSTRHNAQEGWSQTRHLTQDTETHSTTRGQDHTTTPRLQDGWSHARISGDSESRELLKDGDRSQLQGTLGRRGLQERQQARPPDVQARPYSTLSRTPGTLSRHRSTAESSGGTDRDREKERERDRDRYRDRPLPPPPPPPPQDSEPLYKALEEPLLMKQREAGVETWRGGQDREKDETFLLKRDGMMDDWRSGGEMGRDESFTSQKRDGEMDKWRGGIERGREESHMLERRDGRMEVWRGAETEREETFITQKKDFGMDGWRGGIEREKDESLFLKDRDGWRAGIERENEKQKDRALDVWRGGMDVDREESFLFESKDGGPDGRKRGKDRGSLRYGEREDSDSFSLPLTPDLDLDADSSPIYARDSNPSPLYPGDRRSPPLSIFPRSSPPTNIFAPRESNSPPNNLYSRHSPQVYSRSSSPPRFYTRNSPRPSRTQTAAPKVQKKSAPQVSLSGHLWSCRTAWGDPRWALGLITSRPSTSHHRWRPMERQGTRQSPPLKEMMDRCSG
- the LOC100690036 gene encoding adhesion G protein-coupled receptor L1 isoform X1, giving the protein MAVSLWFVGVLTLAHVAPSGQAMSRAAMPFGLLRRELACEGYPIELRCPGSDVVMVETANYGRTDDKICDADPFQMENTQCYLPDALKIMSQRCNNRTQCVVVAGVDVFPDPCPGTYKYLEIQYECVPYKVDQKVFVCPGSLLSIQPPSSLLEVEHQSGAWCKDPLQAGDRLYVMPWTPYRTEVLYEYASWDDYRQNRVTTTYKLPSRVDGTGFVVYDGAVFYNKERTRNLVKYDLRTRIKSGEAVVVNANYHDTSPYRWGGKSDIDLAVDENGLWVIYSTEANNGRIVVSQVNPYTLRFEGTWATGFDKRGASNAFMACGVLYAVRSVFQDDEGQADGRASSNMVVYAYDTSRGQELPVQIPFPNPYQYISSIDYNPRDNQLYVWNNYHVLRYPLQFTPPPPTKGPLSSLMTTVRSYTATVALTPVRPSASHPIGVINRGPFDQRPITAMVPLTPRPPLRVPLAPGGLGQVGGCEGRVARGVQWPPTLKGETVERPCPKGSLGIASYQCMSSPVGWNSRGPDLSNCTSPWVSQIAQKIKSGENAANIAGELVNLTRGRIYAGDVSMSVKLIEQLLEILDAQLQALRPANKESAARNYNKLQKRERTCKAYVQAVVQTVDNLLGPEALVSWADMSNADQSRSASLLLDAVEKGAFLLANNLYEARFSDRAPNVDLEVYVLNTEADIQDLKFPDTYDSDSILQMSALALQQYSNNGQVKLVLSLYKNLGSFLTTQNSTLRLGLGLGQSSEVRHKSLVVNSHVISASVHRGSSRVYLTEPVIFTLRHLQLENHFGPNCSFWNASGVSGNGRWSTQGCRLLHTNNTHTTCACNHLSSYAVLMTYQQPAFGAGVEELFVYVVSWVGISVALVCLATCLTTLCCQGAPWHTDHSTIHCNLWANLLITEVLFLVGANKTQYTVLCSITAGLLHFSLLSVFCWLCLEGVELYLLQREVFEGRNSRRKYFYLCGYSVPGLVVAVSAAIDFRGYGSKTACWLRTDNYFIWSFLGPVAVIITLNLIVLVMTLHKMHSTAALKPDSSRHDNLRAWAVGSLTLLFLQSVTWSSGLMFLSAPSLLLAYLFSSLNTAQALLISILHCSLTRKGQKDYGRCLRLSQCCATSSSSSPDSVKGAALRSNSRYTSSQSRRATANRQSRIRRMWNDTVRRQTESSFIAADVNNTPTLNRAALGNHFLTNQVLQTHAGASPYDTVLAQGYNQPFTSTVGTFRNKQKGGVSQSQESCGLDSVCLNGGYTPNTFTLHGLGTTPGSRAGVVGSTDLLREGGVGMGGDDISPGLLTPHGGADLSGGAGIRRNLSDAAALEKMIISELVQSNLRPSVPMPVPPERYGSLARPHHHDRPALTHTATLTRHAQPPQEGWATSLQPSTRHNAQEGWSQTRHLTQDTETHSTTRGQDHTTTPRLQDGWSHARISGDSESRELLKDGDRSQLQGTLGRRGLQERQQARPPDVQARPYSTLSRTPGTLSRHRSTAESSGGTDRDREKERERDRDRYRDRPLPPPPPPPPQDSEPLYKALEEPLLMKQREAGVETWRGGQDREKDETFLLKRDGMMDDWRSGGEMGRDESFTSQKRDGEMDKWRGGIERGREESHMLERRDGRMEVWRGAETEREETFITQKKDFGMDGWRGGIEREKDESLFLKDRDGWRAGIERENEKQKDRALDVWRGGMDVDREESFLFESKDGGPDGRKRGKDRGSLRYGEREDSDSFSLPLTPDLDLDADSSPIYARDSNPSPLYPGDRRSPPLSIFPRSSPPTNIFAPRESNSPPNNLYSRHSPQVYSRSSSPPRFYTRNSPRPSRTQTAAPKVQKKSAPQVSLSGHLWSCRTAWGDPRWALGLITSRPSTSHHRWRPMERQGTRQSPPLKEMMDRCSG